Proteins from a genomic interval of Desulfoplanes formicivorans:
- a CDS encoding nickel-dependent hydrogenase large subunit yields MSGCHPKAAPAAVATPKGNFSGPIVIDPITRIEGHLRIEVEVNDGRVTKAWSSAQLFRGLEIILKGRDPQDAQHFTQRTCGVCTYTHALASTRCVENALDVHIPENATLIRNLVLGAQYLHDHIVHFYHLHALDWVDVAAAINADPLKAAKIAAQNYPGKHTAEEFLAVQKQLKALVESGQLGIFTNAYFLGGHEAYYLSPEVNLIATTHYLQALRLQVKAARMMAIFGAKNPHTQFTVVGGVTCYDSLRPERIKEFEDLHAEVKTFIEQVYIPDLLVIGGAYKDWASIGGCTNFMSFGEFPTDEYDLESRYFPPGVIMNRKLGKVDPFEPQYVEEHLAHSWYKGSKASHPYEGVTDPQYTSLEDKERYSWMKAPRYKGEAMEVGPLAHMLIAYSRGHQPTVDTVNMVLGKLGVGKEALFSTLGRTAARGIETLITAREMENWIMQLKGNLAAGKKDLCTKWDMKKEARGVGFVGAPRGGLSHWIRIEDGKIGNFQLVVPSTWNLGPRCAAGKPSAVEEALMDTPVADAARPVEILRTVHSFDPCIACGVHVIDSRTNEVHKFKIL; encoded by the coding sequence ATGTCCGGTTGTCATCCCAAAGCCGCTCCAGCGGCCGTTGCCACTCCCAAGGGCAATTTCAGCGGCCCTATTGTCATTGATCCCATCACCAGAATCGAGGGCCATCTGCGCATCGAAGTGGAGGTGAACGATGGCAGGGTCACCAAGGCCTGGTCCAGCGCCCAGCTTTTCCGGGGACTGGAGATCATTCTCAAGGGACGCGATCCTCAGGATGCGCAGCATTTCACCCAGCGCACCTGCGGCGTGTGTACCTACACCCATGCCCTTGCGTCCACACGTTGTGTTGAAAACGCCCTGGATGTGCATATTCCGGAAAATGCCACCCTCATCAGAAACCTGGTCCTAGGTGCCCAGTATCTTCATGACCACATTGTCCACTTCTACCACCTCCACGCCCTGGACTGGGTGGATGTGGCCGCTGCCATAAACGCCGATCCCCTCAAGGCGGCAAAAATCGCGGCCCAGAATTACCCGGGCAAACATACGGCCGAGGAATTCCTGGCTGTTCAGAAACAGCTCAAGGCCCTGGTTGAATCCGGCCAGCTGGGCATTTTCACCAATGCGTATTTCCTGGGCGGACACGAAGCCTATTATCTCTCCCCCGAAGTCAACCTCATTGCAACGACCCATTATCTCCAGGCCCTGCGCCTGCAGGTCAAGGCCGCACGCATGATGGCCATTTTCGGGGCCAAGAACCCCCATACCCAGTTTACGGTTGTGGGCGGAGTTACCTGCTATGACAGTTTGCGCCCCGAAAGAATCAAGGAATTCGAAGACCTGCATGCCGAAGTCAAAACCTTTATCGAACAGGTATATATTCCCGATCTTCTGGTCATCGGGGGTGCCTACAAGGATTGGGCTTCCATTGGCGGGTGTACCAATTTCATGAGTTTTGGTGAATTCCCCACGGATGAATACGACCTGGAAAGCCGTTATTTTCCTCCGGGCGTGATCATGAACCGGAAGCTGGGCAAGGTGGATCCCTTTGAACCGCAATATGTGGAAGAACATCTGGCCCATAGCTGGTACAAGGGCAGCAAGGCATCCCATCCCTACGAAGGGGTTACCGATCCCCAATATACCAGTCTGGAAGACAAGGAGCGCTACTCATGGATGAAGGCGCCCCGGTACAAGGGCGAGGCCATGGAAGTCGGTCCCCTGGCCCATATGCTCATCGCCTACAGCCGGGGACACCAGCCCACCGTGGATACGGTGAACATGGTTCTTGGCAAACTGGGTGTTGGCAAGGAAGCGCTCTTTTCCACCCTGGGACGGACCGCGGCCCGCGGTATCGAGACCCTGATCACTGCCCGGGAAATGGAAAACTGGATCATGCAGCTCAAGGGGAACCTGGCTGCTGGCAAGAAGGACCTCTGCACCAAGTGGGACATGAAAAAGGAAGCAAGGGGTGTTGGTTTTGTCGGTGCACCCCGCGGCGGGCTGAGTCACTGGATCCGTATCGAGGACGGCAAGATCGGCAATTTCCAGCTGGTTGTGCCCTCCACCTGGAATCTCGGCCCCCGTTGTGCCGCCGGGAAGCCCAGTGCTGTTGAGGAGGCCCTCATGGATACGCCGGTGGCTGATGCCGCGCGGCCCGTGGAAATCCTGCGTACAGTGCATTCGTTTGATCCCTGCATCGCCTGCGGCGTGCATGTGATCGATTCCAGAACCAATGAAGTCCACAAGTTCAAGATTCTGTAA
- a CDS encoding NapC/NirT family cytochrome c, translating into MKKFSPFLWIIIGIVIAFPLFSMTYYTMVRTSTPSFCASCHEIRWAYNTWKTSTHVNNDQGFVADCMDCHLPAPHDTINFFYMKTLHGLKDVFVHLTMDGPEDYDHAKNRAQAYASFKNNQCQKCHRNIAYLPRNRGAMLAHKQVLYPRPGYEKKCVDCHYDLVHNDRTHYDFKTCQEGASSL; encoded by the coding sequence ATGAAAAAATTCAGTCCGTTTTTATGGATCATCATTGGAATCGTCATTGCCTTCCCGCTTTTCAGCATGACCTACTACACCATGGTCAGAACATCGACACCGAGTTTCTGCGCCTCCTGCCATGAGATCCGCTGGGCCTACAACACCTGGAAAACATCGACCCATGTGAACAATGATCAGGGGTTCGTGGCCGACTGCATGGACTGCCATCTTCCCGCTCCCCATGACACCATCAACTTTTTTTACATGAAGACCCTGCACGGTCTCAAGGACGTGTTCGTCCACCTGACCATGGACGGCCCGGAAGACTATGACCATGCCAAAAACAGGGCCCAGGCCTATGCCTCGTTCAAGAACAACCAGTGCCAGAAATGCCATCGGAACATTGCCTATCTGCCCAGGAACCGGGGAGCCATGCTCGCTCACAAACAGGTTCTTTATCCCCGACCGGGCTATGAAAAAAAGTGCGTGGACTGTCATTACGACCTCGTCCACAACGACAGGACGCATTACGACTTCAAGACCTGCCAGGAAGGCGCATCCAGTCTCTGA
- a CDS encoding multiheme c-type cytochrome codes for MTGRTKTGFVFALLLMVWIALPAGAQMEKVKEFRIERGMSQQAKACIECHKTESPGLFVDWASSRHASANITCIDCHQAEEHDPDVSDVHYKQYQRSDNPWGTKKYRVPVAAAVTPKDCSRCHPDEVKQYSRSKHANTIEIMWKIDPWLNKGMNSDWERTAGCYYCHGTILKKTEDGRLDPSTWPNVGVGRLNMDGSLGSCSSCHTRHKFSVEESRKPEACGQCHLGPDHPQIEIYTESKHGAIYDAFGHTYNWSAAPGTWTAGVDYRTPSCSACHMSGSGSVMTTHDVTERLGWELQAPLTVRPEDFKAFPAQTNGVAEQEKMKAICMQCHGKSWVDAHYVKLDRAVQEYNEVYFKPAKAMLDQLYAKGILDQSRFFDEKLEVEFYELWHHEGRRARMGTAMMAPDYTWWHGFYECKHRFNNFMAEARHLLETGTKAVMFKDFPNANGDTTRPPEIFKQKQGKPSAE; via the coding sequence ATGACTGGCCGCACCAAAACAGGATTCGTGTTTGCGCTGCTTCTCATGGTCTGGATCGCACTGCCAGCTGGTGCCCAGATGGAGAAGGTCAAGGAATTTCGCATTGAACGAGGCATGTCTCAACAGGCCAAGGCGTGCATCGAATGCCACAAGACGGAATCTCCCGGCCTGTTTGTGGACTGGGCAAGCAGTCGCCACGCCAGCGCCAACATCACGTGCATTGACTGCCATCAGGCCGAGGAACACGATCCCGATGTATCAGACGTCCACTACAAGCAGTACCAGCGTTCGGACAACCCATGGGGTACCAAGAAATACCGGGTACCTGTGGCTGCGGCCGTCACTCCCAAGGACTGCTCCAGGTGTCATCCCGATGAAGTCAAGCAATACTCCCGAAGCAAACACGCCAATACCATCGAAATCATGTGGAAAATCGATCCCTGGCTCAACAAGGGCATGAACAGCGATTGGGAACGCACAGCAGGGTGTTACTATTGCCACGGAACCATCCTCAAAAAGACAGAGGACGGGCGTCTTGACCCGTCCACCTGGCCCAATGTGGGCGTTGGCCGGCTGAACATGGACGGTTCCCTGGGAAGCTGCTCCTCCTGCCACACCCGGCACAAATTTTCCGTGGAAGAATCCAGAAAGCCCGAGGCCTGCGGACAATGCCATCTCGGTCCCGACCATCCTCAAATAGAAATCTATACCGAATCCAAGCACGGGGCCATTTATGACGCCTTTGGCCATACCTACAACTGGTCGGCTGCCCCGGGAACCTGGACGGCCGGTGTGGACTACAGAACCCCCAGCTGCTCGGCCTGTCACATGTCGGGTTCGGGTTCGGTCATGACCACTCATGACGTGACCGAACGCCTGGGCTGGGAGCTCCAGGCGCCTCTGACCGTTCGACCTGAGGATTTCAAAGCCTTCCCCGCCCAGACAAACGGTGTTGCGGAACAGGAAAAGATGAAGGCCATCTGCATGCAATGCCATGGCAAGAGTTGGGTGGACGCCCATTACGTCAAGCTGGACCGGGCTGTTCAGGAATACAACGAGGTGTACTTCAAACCGGCCAAAGCGATGCTCGACCAACTCTATGCCAAGGGCATTCTGGACCAATCACGATTCTTTGACGAAAAACTGGAAGTGGAATTCTACGAACTCTGGCACCATGAAGGACGCCGGGCGCGCATGGGTACGGCCATGATGGCCCCGGACTACACATGGTGGCACGGATTTTACGAGTGCAAGCACCGGTTCAACAACTTCATGGCCGAGGCCCGCCATCTCCTGGAAACAGGAACCAAGGCGGTCATGTTCAAGGATTTCCCCAACGCCAATGGCGATACCACAAGACCGCCGGAGATCTTCAAGCAAAAACAGGGCAAGCCCTCGGCAGAGTAA
- a CDS encoding hydrogenase small subunit: MTCLNGLGKGCAEAHLANGEVSRRDFMKFCAAVAAVMGMDASFAPQVAEALTMKKRPSVVYLHNAECTGCSEALLRTVAPYIGDLILNTISLDYHETLMAAAGQAAEEALEQAVSNPEGYICVIEGAIPTKDNGIYGKIAGHTMLEICSRIAPKAKAVISMGTCATFGGVQAAAPNPTGAKGIGDALKHLGVKPINISGCPPNPYNFVGTVVHLLTKGMPELDESGRPVMFYGETVHDQCPRLQHFENGEFAPSFDSEEARNGWCLYELGCKGPYTYNNCPKIKFNQTNWPVEAGHPCIGCSEPDFWDAMSPFYEEA, encoded by the coding sequence ATGACGTGTCTCAACGGGCTTGGAAAGGGATGTGCCGAAGCACACCTTGCCAATGGAGAGGTTTCACGGCGTGATTTCATGAAATTCTGTGCCGCTGTGGCCGCAGTCATGGGAATGGACGCTTCCTTTGCGCCACAGGTAGCCGAGGCGCTGACCATGAAAAAACGGCCTTCGGTGGTCTATCTGCACAACGCCGAATGTACCGGGTGTTCCGAAGCGCTTTTGCGCACAGTGGCTCCCTATATCGGGGATCTGATTCTCAACACCATTTCCCTTGATTACCACGAGACCCTGATGGCGGCTGCCGGTCAGGCCGCTGAAGAGGCACTGGAGCAGGCTGTTTCAAATCCCGAAGGATACATCTGTGTCATTGAAGGAGCCATTCCCACCAAAGACAACGGCATCTACGGCAAAATCGCCGGCCACACCATGCTGGAAATCTGCAGCAGAATCGCTCCCAAGGCCAAGGCGGTCATCTCCATGGGCACATGCGCCACGTTCGGCGGTGTCCAGGCTGCCGCCCCCAATCCCACGGGTGCCAAGGGCATCGGCGATGCATTGAAACACCTTGGTGTCAAGCCCATCAACATTTCGGGCTGCCCCCCCAATCCCTATAATTTCGTGGGCACCGTGGTCCATCTGCTGACCAAGGGGATGCCCGAGCTGGATGAATCCGGGCGACCGGTCATGTTCTATGGGGAAACCGTCCATGATCAGTGCCCCCGGCTACAACATTTTGAAAACGGCGAATTCGCCCCATCCTTTGACTCCGAAGAGGCACGCAATGGCTGGTGCCTGTATGAACTGGGTTGCAAAGGGCCCTATACGTATAACAACTGCCCCAAGATCAAATTCAACCAGACCAACTGGCCCGTTGAAGCGGGTCATCCCTGCATCGGCTGCAGCGAGCCCGATTTCTGGGATGCCATGAGCCCCTTTTACGAAGAGGCATAA
- a CDS encoding mechanosensitive ion channel family protein, whose product MLEQIMAFVPFAGVVAAVVGILWAAHWLLIGRQAELGNERKFSRQLIMLGLTILGLLASVLALPINDSSRNQLIGLVGIVISGMLAFSSTTIISNLMAGILLRITKPFRVGDFIRIGDHFGRVTERGLFDTEIQTETRELIALPNTYCISNPVAATLSSGTIISATLSLGYDLDHVRIERLLEEAASTCGLREPFVHIMELGNFSVTYRVSGFLDEPKRLISVRSTLYGCVLDALHGQGIEILSPAYMNQRQVGAETPVIPSNVAMTTPKQTDASPEDIAFDKADKAEKLENRKQRLGQEIERLETLLKEDLEEEKKKAAKEDLEQTKQQLKELDEKVDPVQE is encoded by the coding sequence ATGCTAGAACAAATCATGGCATTCGTGCCTTTTGCGGGCGTTGTTGCGGCTGTTGTGGGCATTTTGTGGGCGGCGCACTGGTTGCTCATTGGTCGGCAGGCCGAACTGGGCAATGAGCGCAAATTTTCCCGTCAGCTGATCATGCTCGGTTTGACCATTCTGGGGCTTCTTGCATCCGTGCTGGCCCTGCCGATCAACGACAGTTCGCGCAATCAGCTGATCGGCCTGGTGGGGATTGTCATCTCCGGTATGCTCGCCTTTTCGTCCACAACCATCATTTCCAATCTGATGGCCGGGATCCTGCTGCGTATCACCAAACCGTTCCGCGTGGGTGATTTCATCCGTATTGGCGATCATTTCGGGCGGGTAACGGAACGCGGACTGTTTGATACGGAAATCCAGACGGAAACCCGTGAACTCATTGCCCTGCCCAATACCTATTGCATCAGCAATCCCGTGGCAGCCACCCTCAGTTCCGGAACCATCATCTCGGCAACCCTTTCATTGGGCTACGACCTTGATCACGTGAGAATCGAGCGCTTGCTCGAAGAAGCCGCCTCCACGTGCGGGCTCCGGGAACCCTTTGTCCATATCATGGAATTGGGCAATTTTTCCGTAACCTATCGCGTGTCCGGGTTTCTTGATGAACCCAAACGTCTCATTTCCGTGCGTTCCACCCTTTACGGGTGCGTTCTGGATGCCCTGCATGGCCAGGGCATTGAAATCCTGTCACCTGCCTACATGAACCAGCGGCAGGTGGGGGCGGAAACACCGGTCATTCCTTCCAACGTGGCCATGACGACGCCCAAGCAGACGGATGCCTCTCCCGAGGATATTGCCTTTGACAAGGCGGACAAGGCCGAAAAACTGGAGAACAGGAAACAGCGTCTGGGTCAGGAAATTGAAAGACTGGAAACCCTGTTGAAGGAGGATCTGGAGGAGGAGAAGAAAAAGGCGGCAAAAGAAGACCTTGAGCAGACCAAACAACAGCTCAAGGAGCTTGATGAAAAGGTCGACCCGGTACAGGAGTGA
- a CDS encoding HyaD/HybD family hydrogenase maturation endopeptidase — translation MTAASNKSPRILILGVGNILFTDEGIGVRAVNYLIEKYAFSDNVTLRDGSTLGIELMDPIMQCDQLIVLDAVLGNEPPGSIYRLTGDDLRKSISFRNSMHQTDLVDTLIFCKLAGHCPQAVIIGMEPEDMETMSIQLSPTCTRNLPLMADRVLQEVQDVGGTFREQDPGVAHGGSVCVSQFQHK, via the coding sequence GTGACTGCAGCCTCAAACAAATCGCCTCGCATACTCATTCTGGGTGTGGGCAACATCCTGTTCACCGATGAAGGTATCGGTGTCAGGGCCGTGAATTATCTCATTGAAAAATACGCCTTTTCCGACAACGTGACCTTGCGGGACGGAAGCACCCTGGGTATTGAACTCATGGACCCCATCATGCAATGCGACCAGCTCATCGTGCTGGATGCCGTGCTGGGCAACGAACCGCCGGGCAGTATCTACCGGCTCACCGGGGATGATCTGCGCAAGAGCATTTCCTTCAGGAACTCCATGCACCAGACCGATCTCGTGGACACCCTCATTTTCTGCAAGCTGGCAGGGCATTGTCCCCAGGCGGTCATCATCGGCATGGAACCCGAGGATATGGAAACCATGTCCATCCAACTTTCACCCACCTGCACCAGGAATCTTCCACTCATGGCGGATCGTGTTCTCCAGGAAGTCCAAGATGTTGGAGGAACCTTCCGTGAACAGGATCCCGGTGTTGCCCATGGAGGTAGCGTATGTGTCTCGCAGTTCCAGCACAAGTAG
- a CDS encoding IS5 family transposase produces MKSKSPNRQRSFLCPDLIDQLDPRNYLLGLAKVIPWQIFEESFQPLYATSGRPAKPIRLMVGLLILKQLENLSDERVVEIWTQNPYFQAFCGQQRFTWKLPCNPSELTYFRRRIGEDGVRKIFEVSVSLHGDNAKESEVVVDSTVQEKNITFSTDSKLLIKIVERCRKLAKVENVKLRRSYQRETKSLLRTIRFKSRGRNKDDARRAIKRLRTIAGILIRELNRKLSPKALEANKESLDLYDRVQRQQRTDSKKIYSLHEPDVSCICKGKAHKKYEFGAKASVTVTKSSGIIVGALSFQGNSFDGHTLPDVLDQVEDIVGKRPATAICDRGYRGKRWVGETCIEIPEAGKVSGKASDKHKARKRFRRRAAIEPIIGHLKSDHRMLRNYLKGKIGDSINLFMACAAFNFRKFIRMLYFFCSNLIKIITFQNSFNTRLCS; encoded by the coding sequence ATGAAGTCCAAAAGTCCGAACCGTCAGCGCAGTTTTCTCTGTCCAGATTTGATTGATCAACTTGATCCCCGAAATTATCTGCTTGGCTTGGCCAAGGTCATTCCGTGGCAGATTTTCGAAGAAAGTTTTCAACCGCTTTATGCGACATCCGGTCGTCCCGCAAAACCTATTCGTCTGATGGTCGGCCTTCTCATCCTGAAGCAACTTGAGAATCTAAGTGACGAGCGTGTTGTCGAGATTTGGACACAGAATCCTTATTTCCAGGCATTTTGCGGACAGCAGCGATTCACTTGGAAACTGCCGTGCAATCCGTCTGAGTTGACGTATTTTCGACGTCGTATAGGCGAAGACGGTGTGCGCAAGATTTTTGAGGTGTCTGTCTCTTTGCACGGTGATAACGCCAAGGAGTCAGAAGTAGTCGTTGACTCTACCGTCCAAGAGAAGAATATCACCTTTTCCACTGATTCGAAATTGTTGATTAAAATCGTGGAACGTTGTCGCAAATTGGCCAAGGTTGAAAACGTAAAGCTCCGCCGCAGTTATCAGAGGGAAACCAAAAGCCTGCTGCGAACCATCCGTTTCAAATCAAGAGGTCGCAACAAGGATGATGCCCGCCGGGCGATTAAGCGATTACGCACCATCGCAGGGATCTTGATCCGTGAACTAAACCGTAAACTTTCGCCAAAAGCACTGGAAGCCAACAAGGAATCCTTGGATCTTTACGACCGGGTTCAACGTCAGCAACGCACTGATTCCAAAAAGATTTATAGCCTTCATGAGCCGGATGTTTCCTGTATCTGTAAAGGCAAAGCACATAAAAAATACGAGTTTGGAGCCAAGGCCTCCGTGACCGTGACCAAGTCCTCCGGCATCATTGTTGGAGCGCTGTCTTTTCAAGGAAATTCCTTTGATGGTCATACGTTACCGGATGTTCTTGACCAGGTCGAAGATATCGTTGGCAAACGTCCCGCCACAGCTATATGTGATCGCGGATACCGCGGAAAGCGCTGGGTCGGAGAAACATGCATTGAAATTCCTGAAGCTGGAAAAGTTTCAGGAAAAGCAAGTGATAAACATAAAGCACGAAAGCGTTTCAGACGAAGGGCCGCTATTGAACCAATAATAGGGCATCTTAAAAGCGATCACAGAATGTTGAGAAATTATCTCAAGGGCAAGATTGGTGACTCTATAAACCTTTTCATGGCCTGTGCAGCATTCAATTTCCGGAAATTTATCCGGATGTTGTATTTTTTTTGTTCCAATTTGATAAAAATTATAACATTTCAGAACTCTTTTAATACGCGATTGTGTTCTTAA
- a CDS encoding OmpA family protein, whose product MKWFVRMMVLLWTLPVWASGDYFASDRQAIVEGLTAAPRVDSRGHEALRNVRTLRVCPSDKGTEMVEINVSDQVPRVQMRIQFATNADVLDRSSLPMLRELGAALHDSLLEGKPVRIAGHTDSDGDAGYNLELSLRRARRVADWLATHANIDARNFQIVALAKGFPWFPIPVQPTSGKTGGWRSVYCHPALRRICPKQSCLHRCPRKA is encoded by the coding sequence ATGAAATGGTTTGTGCGCATGATGGTCCTGTTGTGGACTCTGCCTGTGTGGGCTTCGGGAGACTATTTTGCCTCGGACAGGCAGGCCATAGTGGAGGGATTGACGGCAGCGCCCCGGGTTGATTCCCGCGGTCACGAAGCATTGCGCAATGTCCGGACCCTGCGTGTGTGTCCGTCAGACAAGGGAACCGAGATGGTCGAGATCAATGTGTCTGATCAGGTTCCCCGGGTTCAGATGCGCATCCAGTTCGCCACCAATGCCGACGTGCTCGACAGGTCGTCCCTGCCCATGTTGCGAGAACTTGGGGCGGCCCTGCATGATTCCCTGCTGGAGGGAAAGCCTGTGCGCATTGCCGGGCATACCGATAGTGACGGGGATGCCGGGTACAACCTCGAGCTCAGTTTGCGTCGGGCCCGACGGGTTGCCGACTGGCTGGCAACCCATGCCAACATTGATGCCCGCAATTTCCAGATCGTGGCTTTGGCGAAGGGGTTCCCCTGGTTCCCAATACCAGTGCAGCCAACAAGCGGAAAAACAGGCGGATGGAGATCAGTGTACTGTCATCCGGCTTTGAGAAGAATATGTCCGAAACAGAGCTGTCTCCATCGCTGTCCCCGGAAGGCATAG
- a CDS encoding HypC/HybG/HupF family hydrogenase formation chaperone produces the protein MCLAVPAQVESLENGIARCRVGNGQTFLQASTMLLERPPRVGEYLIVHAGFALHILDAQKAEESLQLLRHMAEEFQLVEQEYNKQKMEDDDLAYPR, from the coding sequence ATGTGTCTCGCAGTTCCAGCACAAGTAGAATCCCTTGAAAACGGTATTGCCCGCTGCCGCGTCGGCAACGGCCAGACCTTTTTGCAGGCCTCAACCATGCTTTTGGAAAGACCTCCCCGGGTGGGGGAATATCTCATTGTGCATGCCGGTTTTGCCCTGCATATCCTGGACGCCCAAAAGGCCGAAGAATCCCTCCAACTCCTTCGGCACATGGCTGAAGAGTTTCAGCTTGTCGAACAGGAGTACAACAAGCAGAAAATGGAAGACGACGATCTTGCCTACCCCCGCTGA
- a CDS encoding substrate-binding periplasmic protein, producing the protein MKRTKRVLVGKRVCNGQRVAFALACVTVLFCCVLFAGTVMGATCQTDLSDRDTRELIFATPVNQSVFTRYLRDVFREISRRTGLACRIVELPGARCLVEANRGDVDGVPARIAGLASDGYAHLLRLHTPIYTVEHIVFLNREHVPNVHDLQTLLQVVRNKNLVVAYSRGSMKASSLLAELPEKNRVPLEAPEQAFMMLSRNRIAAYLAGPGLVSKVLLNSLQNKPECRESMKHIVPAFVVSRTQLFPYVNKKNRDLVNTLEGAMCSMQADGTLKRLQMKCFETVCGE; encoded by the coding sequence ATGAAACGTACCAAGCGTGTCCTGGTGGGCAAGAGAGTCTGCAACGGACAACGCGTCGCGTTTGCTTTGGCCTGTGTGACGGTGCTTTTTTGTTGTGTGCTGTTTGCCGGGACCGTGATGGGCGCGACCTGTCAAACCGATTTGTCGGACAGAGACACAAGGGAGCTGATTTTTGCCACGCCCGTCAACCAATCCGTTTTTACCCGCTATCTGCGGGACGTGTTCCGGGAAATCAGCAGGCGGACGGGCCTGGCCTGTCGGATTGTCGAGCTTCCCGGAGCACGCTGCCTTGTGGAAGCGAACAGGGGAGATGTGGACGGGGTGCCGGCACGGATCGCCGGGTTGGCTTCGGACGGCTATGCACATCTTCTTCGTCTGCATACCCCCATTTACACGGTTGAGCATATTGTTTTTCTGAATCGGGAGCATGTCCCAAATGTGCATGATCTGCAGACATTGTTGCAGGTTGTCCGCAACAAGAATCTTGTGGTGGCGTACAGTCGTGGAAGTATGAAGGCGTCTTCCCTGCTGGCTGAGCTTCCGGAAAAAAACAGGGTTCCCCTGGAAGCCCCGGAGCAGGCCTTCATGATGCTTTCCAGGAACAGAATTGCCGCCTACCTTGCCGGACCGGGACTGGTCAGCAAGGTCCTTCTCAACTCCTTGCAGAACAAGCCAGAGTGTCGTGAAAGCATGAAACATATCGTTCCTGCATTTGTTGTTTCAAGAACGCAACTGTTTCCATACGTGAACAAGAAAAACAGGGACCTGGTCAATACCCTTGAAGGGGCAATGTGTTCCATGCAAGCTGATGGAACACTCAAACGTTTGCAGATGAAATGTTTTGAGACAGTGTGCGGGGAATGA